The following coding sequences lie in one Ferroacidibacillus organovorans genomic window:
- a CDS encoding ABC transporter ATP-binding protein translates to MADVTKTFGSFTALQGMSFHVKKGEILGLVGPNGSGKTTCMNVISGSYRADRGSIHFMGKDIHRTSASRLAHMGMNRTFQIPRPFKGLTVRENLQIAATFVRRDAMGLEEIAAFIGLEDHLNKESGTLNSTQQKLLDLGRALATGPALLLVDELGAGMNPHELDVTIERLKRLASRGISMIVVEHLMSFVRQLTDRVIVMNAGKEIFEGTLDEAVKNEEVVRVYLGGGTP, encoded by the coding sequence GTGGCCGACGTTACAAAAACGTTTGGCAGTTTTACCGCTCTTCAAGGAATGAGTTTTCATGTGAAAAAAGGGGAAATCCTCGGTCTGGTGGGGCCAAACGGCTCAGGAAAGACAACGTGCATGAACGTCATCTCAGGATCGTATCGCGCCGATCGCGGATCGATTCATTTCATGGGCAAAGACATCCACCGCACATCCGCCTCTAGGCTCGCGCACATGGGCATGAACCGCACCTTTCAGATCCCGCGCCCCTTCAAAGGTTTGACGGTTCGCGAAAACCTGCAAATCGCCGCGACATTCGTCCGCCGCGATGCCATGGGACTCGAGGAGATCGCAGCCTTTATCGGGCTTGAAGATCATTTGAATAAAGAGTCCGGAACACTAAACAGCACACAACAAAAACTGCTTGATCTGGGCAGGGCGCTCGCCACAGGCCCGGCTTTGCTTTTGGTCGATGAGCTTGGCGCCGGGATGAACCCACACGAACTTGATGTCACCATTGAGCGCCTAAAACGCTTGGCAAGCCGCGGAATCTCCATGATCGTCGTCGAACACCTGATGAGTTTTGTGCGACAACTCACAGATCGCGTCATCGTGATGAACGCAGGCAAAGAAATTTTTGAAGGAACGCTCGATGAAGCAGTCAAAAACGAGGAAGTCGTGCGTGTTTATTTAGGAGGTGGAACGCCGTGA
- a CDS encoding transglutaminase-like domain-containing protein: MKTRRFARLAGAATLLVMTTLGSIIQTDAQSFTMKPMAIRFDGVTISRPYGFVAGGTTYMPIWYVMQLAKKERLMSTWSGIVWNLMSGTSKSQAISPFHPIKPGNMQIDLNGTSYLANIPKIVYRDPFSHALTTYIPIYFVMKLFRDSLALNNTWDGQTWSVSSTHTTPATSPPPPTVPITTSGITGTATSGNAGISVSINGSSGATAGNSLAFTPPALNANPVSSVSGGFPTLEGQTIPHVTLQNSATSDQAYWSRASRDFYLSAQTNNPANSTAPSLPIANAQPDQTLYLFAYKNGQSVNGGQTTFLVNSPDATLSTNSNETWTQGSNQIAYATFRATKPGVYTVQAVTNGQYSIPLVITVGLSQLSAVPFAVPADYTGILPLPSTGLTAISSGTDGHVSYTSYSPVGTWIPISGTVSGGLSSISILLNAGNQSWDYRLPVDASGHFSAMIESPFTGQVELTYEPNYLAHLTSTSGSLSYTVDQTVTISGATLPAALQGLLPTASMDFNMSRAFSQTADQLLENSPSFETAVAAINNYVAGTLSYNVAEASPGGQYVWKSASATWSAKNGICENFAELEASLLRSVGVPVQTVGGNANANWTTPNFNDKNAYDAHEWLSIDTGGGWLIADPTWTGMQDTNGKNFGITNEFFTNTASFSATHATLPGQTGTNF; the protein is encoded by the coding sequence ATGAAAACACGGAGATTCGCCCGCTTGGCGGGAGCCGCGACACTCCTTGTCATGACGACGCTCGGCTCAATAATACAAACAGATGCGCAAAGCTTCACGATGAAACCTATGGCGATTCGTTTTGACGGCGTAACCATCAGCCGCCCTTACGGCTTTGTGGCTGGCGGAACAACCTATATGCCGATCTGGTATGTCATGCAATTGGCAAAAAAAGAACGCCTGATGAGCACATGGAGTGGGATCGTCTGGAACCTGATGTCAGGAACGTCAAAGTCCCAAGCCATCTCCCCTTTTCACCCAATCAAGCCTGGAAATATGCAGATTGATCTTAACGGAACATCCTACCTTGCCAACATCCCAAAAATCGTCTACCGCGATCCTTTTAGCCATGCCTTGACAACGTATATACCGATTTACTTCGTCATGAAGCTCTTTCGCGATTCGCTCGCACTCAACAACACGTGGGACGGGCAAACGTGGTCTGTATCATCTACGCACACGACACCTGCCACAAGCCCTCCGCCACCCACAGTCCCAATCACCACAAGCGGGATCACTGGCACTGCAACGTCTGGCAATGCTGGTATCAGCGTATCGATAAACGGTTCAAGCGGTGCGACAGCGGGGAATTCTCTTGCTTTCACTCCGCCGGCGCTAAACGCGAATCCCGTCTCATCTGTGAGCGGTGGATTCCCAACGCTAGAAGGGCAAACCATCCCTCATGTTACGTTGCAAAATAGCGCCACAAGCGATCAGGCTTACTGGTCGCGTGCGAGTCGCGATTTCTACCTCTCCGCGCAGACGAACAACCCGGCGAACAGCACTGCGCCATCGCTTCCAATCGCAAACGCACAACCTGATCAGACGCTCTATCTCTTCGCGTATAAAAACGGTCAGAGTGTAAATGGCGGACAAACGACATTTCTTGTTAACAGTCCAGATGCCACGCTGTCGACAAATTCGAATGAAACATGGACCCAAGGCTCGAATCAGATTGCCTACGCCACCTTTCGAGCGACAAAACCGGGAGTTTACACAGTACAAGCTGTCACGAATGGCCAGTACAGCATACCGCTTGTCATCACGGTCGGCCTGAGCCAATTGAGTGCAGTGCCATTCGCTGTACCGGCAGACTACACAGGGATTTTGCCACTGCCTTCAACCGGGCTTACGGCGATTTCTTCCGGGACGGATGGACATGTATCGTATACGTCTTACTCACCTGTCGGTACCTGGATTCCCATTTCCGGGACGGTAAGTGGCGGCCTTTCTTCGATCAGTATTCTGCTAAACGCCGGAAACCAGTCATGGGATTATCGCCTTCCGGTTGACGCGAGCGGACACTTTTCTGCCATGATTGAGTCTCCGTTTACGGGGCAGGTTGAACTCACCTATGAGCCAAACTACCTAGCCCATTTGACGAGCACCTCTGGCTCGCTGTCATATACGGTCGATCAGACCGTGACGATCAGCGGTGCGACTCTGCCCGCTGCACTTCAGGGATTATTGCCGACGGCCTCGATGGATTTCAATATGAGCCGTGCATTTTCGCAAACCGCTGATCAACTTCTGGAAAACAGTCCGAGCTTTGAAACGGCGGTTGCCGCGATCAATAACTACGTTGCGGGAACTTTATCGTACAATGTCGCCGAGGCGTCGCCAGGTGGACAGTACGTCTGGAAGTCTGCGAGCGCAACGTGGTCTGCGAAAAATGGCATCTGCGAAAACTTTGCAGAGCTTGAAGCATCACTCTTACGCTCCGTCGGCGTTCCAGTGCAGACCGTGGGCGGAAATGCAAACGCGAATTGGACAACTCCGAATTTCAATGACAAAAATGCGTATGACGCGCATGAGTGGCTCTCCATCGATACAGGGGGAGGCTGGTTGATTGCCGATCCGACCTGGACGGGCATGCAAGATACAAACGGAAAGAACTTTGGGATCACAAACGAATTTTTTACGAATACAGCCAGTTTCTCCGCAACACACGCCACACTGCCGGGGCAGACGGGTACCAATTTTTAA
- a CDS encoding hotdog fold thioesterase, protein MDYEYKDTLIATLGIRVTEMTPDRVVATMPVAAPTRQPYGILHGGASVALAETVASLGTANLIDREQKVAVGLEINANHIRSKADGVVTAIGTPLHKGRTTMVWDIRILDEQEKLICVSRCTVAVIDRRA, encoded by the coding sequence ATGGATTACGAGTACAAGGATACGTTGATTGCAACGCTTGGCATTCGCGTGACGGAAATGACGCCTGACCGCGTCGTTGCGACGATGCCTGTTGCGGCGCCTACGCGCCAGCCGTATGGAATATTGCATGGAGGGGCGTCTGTAGCGCTCGCGGAAACGGTGGCGAGTCTGGGAACGGCGAACCTGATAGATCGGGAGCAAAAGGTTGCGGTTGGCCTTGAGATCAATGCGAATCACATTCGCAGCAAGGCGGACGGCGTTGTGACGGCGATTGGAACGCCGCTTCACAAAGGGCGTACGACCATGGTTTGGGATATTCGCATCTTAGACGAGCAGGAAAAACTCATTTGCGTGTCACGCTGCACAGTGGCGGTGATTGATCGTCGCGCCTGA
- a CDS encoding ABC transporter substrate-binding protein — MVTIHFFTRSRRFATALTLSASLSMIGMGTLPAAAAKTPNQLVIGTLYASSGSFATSSISSYDGLKFWAATVDRQGGVYVKALHKKVKIVIKAYNDQSSATTAATLYNQLITMDKVNVLVSDFGSVLTSVAVPIAQEHHQLLFDVTGTGASFFTKSNPYIVLTSLPTSAVWPNSLADYLVKQKTKRIAVLYDTNDFDQSQYNTLVNRLKAAHITPVYTGGVPTSTTNYAIIDHAIAASNPQAVVEFGYPNNDIAFLQSLNANGVHFPKVFTIFPGQQLQLMQQNVGVSGLANTLTYPTPPLLQYNRVNFGMPLSAFEKQFPRVEHHPVDFLTIAGYNAGLIIQKTLETSPTLTQLGMRHAVNAFSGKLSTIDGQFKINGTGAQIGERLPVGQLVKHGKGLAVKFLQH; from the coding sequence GTGGTTACCATTCACTTTTTCACACGCAGCCGTCGCTTTGCCACTGCGCTGACACTCAGCGCCTCTCTTTCCATGATCGGCATGGGTACGCTTCCTGCGGCCGCCGCCAAAACGCCGAATCAACTCGTGATCGGCACGCTCTACGCATCGTCCGGCAGTTTCGCCACCTCCTCGATCTCATCCTACGATGGATTGAAATTCTGGGCTGCAACCGTTGATCGCCAAGGCGGCGTATACGTGAAAGCGCTTCATAAAAAAGTGAAGATTGTCATCAAGGCGTACAACGACCAGAGTTCCGCGACAACAGCTGCCACCCTGTACAACCAGTTGATCACGATGGATAAAGTAAACGTCCTCGTGTCTGACTTTGGCTCAGTGCTTACGTCAGTCGCCGTGCCGATTGCGCAAGAGCATCACCAGCTGTTGTTTGACGTGACAGGAACTGGCGCAAGCTTTTTCACAAAATCAAACCCATACATCGTGCTCACGTCGCTGCCGACGTCCGCCGTCTGGCCGAATTCGCTCGCAGATTATCTGGTAAAACAAAAAACCAAGCGCATCGCAGTGCTGTACGACACAAACGACTTTGATCAGTCCCAGTACAACACGCTGGTCAATCGGTTGAAAGCGGCGCACATCACACCCGTCTACACGGGCGGCGTGCCGACATCGACGACCAATTACGCCATCATTGACCACGCGATTGCGGCGAGCAACCCGCAAGCGGTCGTCGAGTTTGGGTATCCGAACAACGACATCGCCTTTTTGCAAAGCCTGAATGCAAACGGTGTTCATTTCCCAAAAGTGTTCACCATCTTCCCAGGACAACAACTGCAGTTGATGCAGCAAAACGTCGGTGTAAGCGGCCTGGCCAACACCTTGACCTACCCAACGCCACCCCTGCTCCAGTACAATCGCGTCAATTTTGGCATGCCGCTTAGCGCATTTGAAAAGCAGTTCCCGCGCGTTGAACACCACCCCGTCGATTTCTTGACAATCGCCGGATACAACGCGGGACTCATCATTCAAAAAACGCTGGAAACCTCCCCCACGCTGACGCAGCTTGGCATGCGTCATGCCGTCAATGCTTTTTCAGGAAAACTGAGCACGATCGACGGTCAGTTCAAGATTAACGGCACAGGCGCGCAGATCGGCGAGCGTTTGCCTGTCGGACAACTCGTAAAACACGGCAAGGGACTTGCCGTCAAATTCCTGCAACACTGA
- a CDS encoding branched-chain amino acid ABC transporter permease → MRNGYKAGFVLLVTLLLFAVGTHLYSNEDMWFQAMVYLALAQGINILYGFTGYLPFGYVGFFGTGAYAASLYMTDFHLNPIVAILGGGVTALIVGLLLSPLLRLSGAYFSIGSLAASQMIYYTVSNPALQAVTNGPYGMNLEAFYNPAESYTVMLVILAFTLAATAYLRYSRMGLALRATREDAVSAAMAGIPVVRMRITAWLLSATIAGLVGGAFAWHISVFYPNTVFDLNVSIFAIVFTLFGGGASLLGPIIGMVVLYGLYNWIGISAPQYFQLIYGVLIVMLVLFLPNGIMSLFRKKGYDVP, encoded by the coding sequence ATGCGTAACGGTTACAAAGCCGGATTTGTCCTTCTTGTCACGCTCCTTCTCTTTGCTGTCGGCACGCATCTTTACAGCAATGAGGACATGTGGTTTCAAGCCATGGTCTATCTCGCGCTCGCGCAAGGGATCAACATTCTTTATGGTTTTACCGGATATCTGCCGTTTGGCTATGTCGGATTCTTTGGCACAGGCGCGTATGCTGCGTCCCTTTACATGACCGATTTCCATCTAAACCCGATCGTCGCGATCCTTGGCGGCGGGGTCACCGCGCTGATCGTCGGACTGCTGCTCTCACCGCTTTTGCGACTGTCTGGCGCCTATTTCTCCATTGGAAGCCTGGCCGCATCCCAGATGATTTACTACACAGTCTCAAACCCCGCGCTCCAAGCGGTGACAAACGGACCTTACGGCATGAATCTCGAAGCGTTTTACAATCCCGCCGAAAGCTATACCGTGATGCTCGTCATCCTCGCGTTTACGCTGGCGGCAACTGCCTACCTGCGCTATTCGCGCATGGGCCTTGCGCTTCGCGCGACGCGCGAGGACGCAGTCAGCGCGGCGATGGCTGGCATCCCTGTGGTCCGCATGCGGATCACGGCGTGGCTGCTCAGCGCAACGATCGCAGGCCTGGTCGGCGGCGCGTTCGCCTGGCACATCTCCGTTTTCTATCCGAACACCGTCTTTGATTTGAACGTGAGCATCTTCGCGATCGTCTTTACCCTGTTTGGCGGCGGCGCGAGCCTGCTTGGCCCAATCATCGGCATGGTAGTGCTGTATGGCCTCTACAACTGGATTGGAATCTCTGCGCCACAGTATTTCCAGTTGATCTATGGCGTACTTATCGTCATGCTTGTTCTCTTTTTGCCAAACGGCATCATGTCGCTGTTTCGAAAGAAGGGTTACGATGTCCCCTGA
- a CDS encoding branched-chain amino acid ABC transporter permease: MVAYTILSGLLFGLYFSLMAIGLNLIFGVMRMVNLAHGDFIMLGAFAAFFAYTLWNMNPLVTMVFVFFLFILLGGALYYLVVPRLLRAQDPEMLSLILFFGLSQVIQALAVIAFGNNQRSIDYTALGSGTVFLFGQGFEESWVVVAAVSLLAIILVSIYLYATKLGVATRAVMNHREEAASAGISVHRVSAYAMGIGLALAAIAGVFSPFMIGSIDPTMGTDLTTTSFAIIIIGSLGNPIGTVVGGMIYGLSLMYMESYQPSWSSLVPYLLLFIILLLKPSGLLGRRMRNA; this comes from the coding sequence TTGGTTGCATACACGATTCTCTCCGGACTCCTCTTTGGACTCTATTTCAGTTTGATGGCCATTGGACTCAATCTCATTTTTGGCGTCATGCGCATGGTCAATCTCGCACACGGTGATTTCATCATGCTCGGCGCATTTGCCGCCTTTTTTGCGTATACCTTGTGGAACATGAATCCGCTTGTCACGATGGTTTTTGTCTTTTTTCTCTTCATCTTGCTTGGCGGCGCACTCTACTATCTCGTCGTTCCTCGCCTGCTTCGCGCACAAGACCCCGAGATGCTCTCCCTCATTCTGTTTTTCGGGCTGTCCCAGGTGATCCAGGCACTGGCAGTCATTGCCTTTGGCAACAATCAACGCTCCATTGACTACACAGCGCTCGGCTCGGGCACCGTGTTTCTCTTTGGTCAAGGGTTTGAGGAATCCTGGGTTGTCGTGGCGGCTGTGAGCCTGCTTGCGATCATTTTGGTCTCCATCTATCTCTACGCGACAAAACTTGGCGTGGCGACACGCGCTGTCATGAACCATCGCGAAGAGGCAGCCAGCGCCGGGATCTCCGTCCATCGCGTCTCTGCGTACGCAATGGGGATCGGGCTTGCCCTCGCGGCAATCGCCGGTGTCTTCAGCCCTTTCATGATCGGAAGCATCGACCCTACCATGGGCACTGACCTGACCACCACATCCTTTGCCATCATCATCATCGGCTCACTCGGAAACCCAATCGGGACCGTGGTCGGCGGAATGATCTATGGCCTGTCCCTGATGTATATGGAAAGTTACCAGCCATCTTGGTCAAGCCTCGTACCCTATCTCCTGCTCTTTATCATTTTGCTGCTCAAACCGAGTGGGCTTTTAGGCAGGAGGATGCGCAATGCGTAA
- a CDS encoding ABC transporter ATP-binding protein, whose product MSQALFTRGLSSGYGPLQILWDIDFMAQRAETLVLLGSNGAGKTTFLKTLVGLIRPMRGEITCLDQRIEAWSTDRRIRSGMAYMSELGVVPSLSIAENLTLGSYFQTTAARKAQLHEMYDRFPDLAARKRTLAGSLSGGQRKMLGIAKALMSKPSILLLDEPSAGLSPLYVNQMIDLLRSLKQEAVTMIIAEQNTKFLELADRVSVLESGRISFQGAVDDLTQNDTLRQAYFGIH is encoded by the coding sequence GTGAGCCAAGCACTTTTTACGCGCGGTCTCTCCAGCGGCTACGGTCCGCTACAGATTCTGTGGGACATTGACTTTATGGCACAGCGCGCAGAAACCCTCGTTTTGCTCGGCTCAAACGGCGCCGGGAAAACCACGTTTTTAAAGACGCTCGTCGGTTTGATTCGACCCATGCGCGGCGAGATTACATGCCTTGATCAGCGCATCGAAGCCTGGAGCACGGATCGCCGCATACGCTCAGGGATGGCGTACATGTCCGAGCTTGGCGTCGTTCCGTCGCTTAGCATCGCAGAAAATCTGACGCTTGGCAGTTATTTTCAAACGACTGCCGCACGCAAGGCACAGCTTCATGAGATGTACGACCGCTTTCCGGATCTCGCGGCGCGAAAGCGCACTCTCGCTGGCAGTTTGAGCGGTGGGCAACGCAAAATGCTCGGCATCGCAAAGGCCTTGATGAGCAAACCCTCGATCCTCCTGCTTGACGAGCCGTCGGCAGGCTTGTCCCCACTCTACGTGAACCAGATGATCGATCTGCTTCGCAGCCTAAAACAAGAAGCGGTCACGATGATCATCGCCGAACAAAACACGAAGTTCCTTGAGTTGGCCGACCGTGTTTCCGTACTTGAAAGCGGCAGAATATCCTTTCAAGGCGCGGTGGATGACCTCACGCAAAACGACACATTGCGGCAAGCCTATTTCGGCATTCATTGA
- a CDS encoding long-chain fatty acid--CoA ligase, whose translation MMDYPLLIRSMLERGRLVAADQEIVSRDFHGVMRYTMREMYARVCQLAHALDRLGVKPHEHIGSFAWNNHRHLELYFAVPCSQRVLHTINIRLFTEQLVYIINHAEDRLIFIDEDLLPVMEGIADRLPLVERFVVMTDAPELPATTLKNALLYEDLIRSEKTEYAFPDFDEWTTAILGYTSATTGMPKGVEYSHRGLFLHCMMALVGELGVRESDVSMPIVPMFHVNAWGRPLADTWIGAKQVYPGSRPTAKDFCELIDRERVTYSAGVPTVWMGILQHLKANPGVYDVSSVRCLLSGGSALPQSLVEVYEKELGIPMYQGYGQTETTPITFISYPKKKHQNLQGAERYRIRAKTGHIVPGLEMRLLDPDGKPVPYDGKSMGELLLRGPWVLRSYYKDPEKTRDAFSDGWFRTGDIATMDDEGYLQVVDRTRDLIKSGGEWISSVDLENVIMGHPDVLEAAVIAVPHERWQERPIVCVVLRPEASDKVSKDDILKYFEGRVAKWWIPDDVIFVTEIPKTSVGKFSKKTLREQYQSGVL comes from the coding sequence ATGATGGATTACCCGTTGTTGATTCGTTCCATGCTAGAGCGGGGCAGGTTGGTTGCGGCAGATCAAGAAATCGTGTCGCGCGACTTTCACGGCGTGATGCGTTACACGATGCGCGAGATGTACGCGCGCGTGTGTCAGCTTGCGCACGCGCTTGACCGTTTGGGGGTAAAGCCACACGAGCACATCGGATCGTTTGCGTGGAACAATCACCGTCATCTAGAACTGTATTTTGCAGTGCCCTGCAGTCAACGCGTCCTGCACACGATTAACATCAGGCTCTTTACAGAGCAGTTGGTCTATATTATCAACCATGCAGAGGATCGGCTGATCTTTATTGATGAAGATTTGCTTCCGGTTATGGAGGGTATTGCCGACAGACTGCCGCTTGTCGAGCGGTTCGTCGTCATGACGGATGCGCCGGAGTTGCCTGCAACCACGCTGAAAAACGCCCTTCTCTATGAAGATCTCATTCGCAGTGAGAAGACGGAGTATGCGTTTCCTGATTTTGATGAGTGGACAACGGCCATACTTGGTTACACCTCGGCGACGACGGGAATGCCCAAAGGGGTCGAGTATTCTCATCGCGGACTCTTTTTGCACTGCATGATGGCACTGGTAGGAGAACTCGGCGTGCGCGAGAGCGATGTATCCATGCCGATTGTGCCGATGTTTCACGTCAACGCGTGGGGGCGGCCGCTCGCAGATACTTGGATTGGCGCAAAACAAGTCTATCCAGGGAGCAGGCCGACTGCGAAAGATTTTTGTGAACTGATCGATCGCGAGCGCGTGACCTATAGTGCGGGCGTGCCGACGGTGTGGATGGGAATTCTCCAACACCTGAAGGCGAATCCTGGTGTTTACGACGTGAGCAGTGTGCGTTGCCTGCTTTCCGGCGGGTCGGCGCTTCCACAGTCACTAGTCGAAGTGTATGAGAAGGAACTCGGCATTCCTATGTATCAGGGATACGGGCAGACGGAGACGACGCCGATTACGTTTATCAGCTACCCTAAAAAGAAACACCAGAATCTACAGGGAGCCGAGCGATACCGCATTCGTGCGAAGACGGGCCACATCGTGCCAGGACTTGAAATGCGTTTGCTCGATCCGGATGGGAAGCCCGTGCCATATGACGGAAAATCGATGGGTGAGCTCTTGCTGCGCGGACCTTGGGTGCTTCGCTCGTACTATAAAGACCCGGAGAAGACGCGCGATGCGTTCTCAGACGGGTGGTTTCGCACTGGCGATATCGCGACGATGGATGACGAAGGATATCTGCAGGTTGTAGATCGCACGCGCGACCTGATTAAAAGTGGCGGTGAGTGGATCTCCTCTGTCGATCTTGAGAATGTCATCATGGGCCATCCCGACGTATTAGAGGCGGCGGTGATTGCCGTTCCCCACGAGCGTTGGCAAGAGCGGCCCATTGTGTGCGTGGTTTTGCGGCCTGAGGCGTCTGACAAGGTTTCAAAAGATGACATACTCAAGTATTTTGAGGGACGCGTTGCCAAGTGGTGGATTCCGGATGATGTGATTTTTGTCACGGAAATTCCGAAGACAAGTGTCGGAAAGTTTTCTAAAAAAACGCTGCGGGAACAGTATCAATCCGGAGTGCTCTAA
- a CDS encoding acyl-CoA dehydrogenase family protein, with protein MKKMVQSFIANEVEPHAMKIEEEDRVPDAILEASKRIGLFGLSIPERYGGLGLDMIGKSAIFEELGKTSNGYTTILGAHNGIGSVGIVELGSEEQKQRYLPRMARGEWIGAFALTEPEAGSNAANLKTVAKRVGDRFVINGQKIYCTNAPLATVFTVMAVTQAEAGAKGITSFIVERDFPGFHIGAVEKKMGLHGSHTAQLYFEDLEVPVENVLGVEGMGYVNALKILANGRVGLAARCLGSSEYLLDRSLKHAAERVQFGKPLASQQIIQHYVAEMALEIETLRALLYRVAWMIDQGEPAVKEAAMAKLYASEVYHRVADRAVQIHGGIGFIAEYPIERFYRDARITRIYEGTSEIQKNIIADRLFRERGVTL; from the coding sequence ATGAAAAAAATGGTTCAGTCATTTATCGCAAATGAAGTCGAACCGCACGCGATGAAGATTGAGGAAGAGGATCGCGTGCCTGACGCCATTCTTGAGGCGTCGAAACGGATCGGCCTCTTTGGCTTAAGCATTCCAGAACGTTACGGCGGACTCGGTCTTGACATGATTGGAAAGAGCGCAATATTTGAAGAACTAGGGAAAACAAGCAATGGTTACACGACGATTCTAGGCGCGCACAATGGAATCGGCTCAGTCGGAATCGTGGAACTGGGTAGTGAGGAGCAGAAACAGCGTTACTTGCCACGGATGGCACGAGGTGAATGGATCGGCGCTTTTGCCTTGACAGAGCCAGAGGCAGGATCTAATGCAGCGAATTTGAAAACGGTTGCAAAACGCGTCGGTGATCGCTTTGTCATCAATGGGCAAAAGATTTATTGCACAAATGCGCCTTTGGCAACGGTATTTACTGTCATGGCAGTGACACAGGCAGAAGCGGGCGCGAAGGGAATCACTTCTTTTATCGTAGAACGTGACTTTCCCGGGTTTCACATTGGCGCGGTGGAAAAAAAGATGGGACTTCACGGTTCTCATACAGCACAGCTGTATTTCGAGGATTTGGAGGTTCCTGTCGAAAATGTTCTGGGTGTTGAAGGAATGGGGTACGTCAACGCGCTCAAGATTCTCGCCAATGGGCGTGTTGGCCTCGCCGCCCGCTGTCTTGGATCGTCAGAGTACCTTCTTGATCGCTCACTCAAGCACGCGGCAGAGCGTGTCCAATTTGGGAAACCGCTCGCATCTCAGCAGATCATTCAGCACTATGTGGCGGAGATGGCGCTGGAGATAGAAACGCTGCGCGCTCTTTTGTATCGGGTTGCATGGATGATTGATCAAGGAGAACCCGCTGTCAAAGAAGCGGCAATGGCAAAATTATACGCGTCTGAAGTTTATCACCGCGTTGCGGATCGCGCGGTGCAGATCCACGGCGGGATTGGGTTTATCGCGGAGTACCCAATTGAACGTTTTTATCGCGACGCGAGAATAACTCGCATCTATGAGGGAACTTCCGAAATTCAGAAGAATATCATTGCAGACCGCTTGTTTCGCGAGCGTGGGGTGACGCTCTAA
- a CDS encoding SDR family oxidoreductase, translating into MNVLDLFRLDGKVAVVTGGGRGLGQQIAQAFVEAGASVVLASRRVAQCEKVRDELVAKGGDARAYQLDVTSLESVQDVVERTVDAFGHIDILVNNSGASWGASALEMPYDAWQKVIQTNLTGTFLMSQAVGRQMMAQGGGKMINIASVAGLRGSDPDALDAVGYNASKGGIVTLTKDLAVKWAPHGIYVNAIAPGFFPTKMTRDVLANGYDRIIAETPLRRVGSDRDLQGAALYFASAASDFTTGQILAVDGGSLAR; encoded by the coding sequence GTGAACGTGCTTGATTTGTTTCGCCTTGATGGAAAGGTTGCGGTTGTGACAGGCGGTGGTCGCGGTCTTGGTCAACAGATCGCACAGGCGTTTGTGGAGGCGGGAGCAAGTGTCGTGCTCGCCTCGCGGCGCGTGGCGCAGTGTGAAAAGGTGCGCGACGAACTCGTGGCAAAAGGCGGGGACGCGCGCGCGTATCAGCTTGATGTCACTTCTTTGGAGTCCGTCCAAGACGTGGTTGAGCGAACCGTGGACGCGTTTGGCCACATTGATATCCTCGTCAATAACAGCGGCGCGTCGTGGGGGGCTTCTGCGCTTGAGATGCCGTATGACGCGTGGCAAAAAGTGATTCAAACGAATTTGACGGGGACGTTTTTAATGTCGCAGGCGGTCGGGCGACAGATGATGGCGCAAGGTGGCGGCAAGATGATCAACATCGCCTCGGTGGCGGGTCTTCGCGGTTCAGATCCAGACGCGCTTGACGCGGTGGGCTACAACGCCAGCAAAGGTGGCATCGTGACGCTTACAAAGGATCTCGCCGTCAAGTGGGCGCCGCATGGCATCTATGTAAATGCGATTGCGCCGGGCTTTTTCCCGACCAAGATGACAAGGGATGTGCTGGCAAACGGGTATGACCGAATCATCGCTGAAACACCGCTGCGGCGGGTGGGCAGCGATCGCGATTTGCAGGGTGCCGCGCTGTATTTTGCGTCAGCCGCCTCCGATTTTACGACTGGCCAGATTCTCGCGGTAGACGGTGGGTCGCTCGCGCGATGA